The following are encoded together in the Ovis canadensis isolate MfBH-ARS-UI-01 breed Bighorn chromosome 2, ARS-UI_OviCan_v2, whole genome shotgun sequence genome:
- the PTBP3 gene encoding polypyrimidine tract-binding protein 3 isoform X2, which yields MNNSTPSAGVYANGNDNKKFKGDRPPCSPSRVLHLRKIPSDVTEAEVISLGLPFGKVTNLLMLKGKSQAFLEMASEEAAVTMVNYYTPVTPHLRSQPVFIQYSNHRELKTDNLPNQARAQAALQAVSAVQSGSLALPGAPTSEGTILPGQSPVLRIIIENLFYPVTLEVLHQIFSKFGTVLKIITFTKNNQFQALLQYADPLNAHYAKMALDGQNIYNACCTLRIDFSKLTSLNVKYNNDKSRDFTRLDLPTGDGQPSLEPPMAAAFGAPGIISSPYPGAAGFAPAIGFPQATGLSVPAGLGPGALGPLAITSSAVTGRMAIPGAGGMPGNSVLLVTNLNPDLITPHGLFILFGVYGDVHRVKIMFNKKENALVQMADANQAQLAMNHLSGQRLYGKVLRATLSKHQAVQLPREGQEDQGLTKDFSNSPLHRFKKPGSKNFQNIFPPSATLHLSNIPPSVTVDDLKNLFTEAGCSVKAFKFFQKDRKMALIQLGSVEEAIQALIELHNHDLGENHHLRVSFSKSTI from the exons CTAATGGGAATGACAACAAGAAATTTAAAGGAGATAGACCTCCCTGTTCGCCTTCCCGTGTTCTCCATCTTCGAAAAATTCCAAGTGATGTCACCGAAGCAGAGGTCATATCATTAGGTCTACCATTTGGCAAAGTAACTAATCTTTTGATGTTGAAAGGAAAAAGCCAG GCTTTCTTAGAAATGGCTTCTGAGGAAGCTGCTGTTACTATGGTGAATTATTACACTCCTGTTACTCCTCACCTTCGAAGCCAGCCTGTTTTTATTCAGTATTCCAATCACAGAGAACTTAAGACTGACAATCTGCCTAATCAAGCT AGAGCCCAAGCTGCACTGCAGGCTGTCAGTGCGGTCCAGTCAGGAAGTCTGGCCCTTCCTGGAGCGCCTACCAGTGAAGGCACAATCCTCCCTGGGCAGAGCCCTGTGCTCCGAATAATTATTGAAAACCTCTTTTATCCTGTTACCCTGGAAGTTCTTCATCAG atattttctaaatttggCACAGTCTTAAAGATTATCACCTTTACAAAGAATAATCAGTTTCAAGCCTTGCTTCAGTATGCTGACCCGTTGAATGCACATTATGCCAAAATG GCTCTGGATGGCCAGAATATCTATAATGCATGCTGCACTCTGCGTATTGACTTCTCCAAGCTCACCAGCCTTAATGTGAAATATAATAAtgacaaaagcagagacttcactcgCTTAGACCTTCCCACTGGTGATGGCCAGCCATCCCTTGAACCCCCTATGGCTGCTGCTTTTG GTGCACCAGGAATCATTTCCTCACCATACCCAGGGGCTGCTGGATTTGCCCCCGCTATTGGATTTCCTCAAGCTACAG GTCTGTCGGTCCCAGCTGGACTAGGTCCCGGAGCGCTCGGTCCCCTTGCAATCACCTCCTCCGCTGTCACTGGAAGGATGGCCATTCCTGGGGCTGGTGGTATGCCAGGAAATTCCGTTCTGCTTGTCACCAATCTTAATCCTGAT CTTATCACACCACATGGACTTTTTATACTATTTG gAGTATATGGTGATGTACATCGAGTGAAGATAATgtttaataagaaagaaaatgcactggttcaGATGGCAGATGCAAATCAAGCTCAACTAG CAATGAACCATCTGAGCGGTCAAAGACTTTATGGGAAAGTGCTTCGTGCTACACTGTCCAAGCATCAAGCAGTTCAGCTTCCTCGAGAGGGACAAGAAGACCAAGGTCTGACTAAGGATTTTAGCAATAGTCCTTTGCATCGCTTTAAAAAACCTGGCTCTAAAAACTTCCAGAATATTTTTCCCCCATCAGCTACTCTGCATCTTTCCAACATCCC CCCCTCTGTTACAGTAGATGACCTGAAGAATCTTTTCACAGAAGCTGGATGTTCAGTGAAGGCTTTTAAATTCTTCCA GAAAGATCGCAAAATGGCACTCATTCAGTTGGGATCTGTGGAAGAAGCAATCCAGGCCCTCATTGAGCTTCATAACCATGACCTTGGAGAAAATCATCACCTCAGAGTTTCCTTCTCAAAATCTACAATCTGA
- the PTBP3 gene encoding polypyrimidine tract-binding protein 3 isoform X1 produces the protein MKSVAKVKIVVTDLIAVGLKRGSDELLSSGIINGPFTMNNSTPSAGVYANGNDNKKFKGDRPPCSPSRVLHLRKIPSDVTEAEVISLGLPFGKVTNLLMLKGKSQAFLEMASEEAAVTMVNYYTPVTPHLRSQPVFIQYSNHRELKTDNLPNQARAQAALQAVSAVQSGSLALPGAPTSEGTILPGQSPVLRIIIENLFYPVTLEVLHQIFSKFGTVLKIITFTKNNQFQALLQYADPLNAHYAKMALDGQNIYNACCTLRIDFSKLTSLNVKYNNDKSRDFTRLDLPTGDGQPSLEPPMAAAFGAPGIISSPYPGAAGFAPAIGFPQATGLSVPAGLGPGALGPLAITSSAVTGRMAIPGAGGMPGNSVLLVTNLNPDLITPHGLFILFGVYGDVHRVKIMFNKKENALVQMADANQAQLAMNHLSGQRLYGKVLRATLSKHQAVQLPREGQEDQGLTKDFSNSPLHRFKKPGSKNFQNIFPPSATLHLSNIPPSVTVDDLKNLFTEAGCSVKAFKFFQKDRKMALIQLGSVEEAIQALIELHNHDLGENHHLRVSFSKSTI, from the exons CTAATGGGAATGACAACAAGAAATTTAAAGGAGATAGACCTCCCTGTTCGCCTTCCCGTGTTCTCCATCTTCGAAAAATTCCAAGTGATGTCACCGAAGCAGAGGTCATATCATTAGGTCTACCATTTGGCAAAGTAACTAATCTTTTGATGTTGAAAGGAAAAAGCCAG GCTTTCTTAGAAATGGCTTCTGAGGAAGCTGCTGTTACTATGGTGAATTATTACACTCCTGTTACTCCTCACCTTCGAAGCCAGCCTGTTTTTATTCAGTATTCCAATCACAGAGAACTTAAGACTGACAATCTGCCTAATCAAGCT AGAGCCCAAGCTGCACTGCAGGCTGTCAGTGCGGTCCAGTCAGGAAGTCTGGCCCTTCCTGGAGCGCCTACCAGTGAAGGCACAATCCTCCCTGGGCAGAGCCCTGTGCTCCGAATAATTATTGAAAACCTCTTTTATCCTGTTACCCTGGAAGTTCTTCATCAG atattttctaaatttggCACAGTCTTAAAGATTATCACCTTTACAAAGAATAATCAGTTTCAAGCCTTGCTTCAGTATGCTGACCCGTTGAATGCACATTATGCCAAAATG GCTCTGGATGGCCAGAATATCTATAATGCATGCTGCACTCTGCGTATTGACTTCTCCAAGCTCACCAGCCTTAATGTGAAATATAATAAtgacaaaagcagagacttcactcgCTTAGACCTTCCCACTGGTGATGGCCAGCCATCCCTTGAACCCCCTATGGCTGCTGCTTTTG GTGCACCAGGAATCATTTCCTCACCATACCCAGGGGCTGCTGGATTTGCCCCCGCTATTGGATTTCCTCAAGCTACAG GTCTGTCGGTCCCAGCTGGACTAGGTCCCGGAGCGCTCGGTCCCCTTGCAATCACCTCCTCCGCTGTCACTGGAAGGATGGCCATTCCTGGGGCTGGTGGTATGCCAGGAAATTCCGTTCTGCTTGTCACCAATCTTAATCCTGAT CTTATCACACCACATGGACTTTTTATACTATTTG gAGTATATGGTGATGTACATCGAGTGAAGATAATgtttaataagaaagaaaatgcactggttcaGATGGCAGATGCAAATCAAGCTCAACTAG CAATGAACCATCTGAGCGGTCAAAGACTTTATGGGAAAGTGCTTCGTGCTACACTGTCCAAGCATCAAGCAGTTCAGCTTCCTCGAGAGGGACAAGAAGACCAAGGTCTGACTAAGGATTTTAGCAATAGTCCTTTGCATCGCTTTAAAAAACCTGGCTCTAAAAACTTCCAGAATATTTTTCCCCCATCAGCTACTCTGCATCTTTCCAACATCCC CCCCTCTGTTACAGTAGATGACCTGAAGAATCTTTTCACAGAAGCTGGATGTTCAGTGAAGGCTTTTAAATTCTTCCA GAAAGATCGCAAAATGGCACTCATTCAGTTGGGATCTGTGGAAGAAGCAATCCAGGCCCTCATTGAGCTTCATAACCATGACCTTGGAGAAAATCATCACCTCAGAGTTTCCTTCTCAAAATCTACAATCTGA
- the PTBP3 gene encoding polypyrimidine tract-binding protein 3 isoform X3, with product MLKGKSQAFLEMASEEAAVTMVNYYTPVTPHLRSQPVFIQYSNHRELKTDNLPNQARAQAALQAVSAVQSGSLALPGAPTSEGTILPGQSPVLRIIIENLFYPVTLEVLHQIFSKFGTVLKIITFTKNNQFQALLQYADPLNAHYAKMALDGQNIYNACCTLRIDFSKLTSLNVKYNNDKSRDFTRLDLPTGDGQPSLEPPMAAAFGAPGIISSPYPGAAGFAPAIGFPQATGLSVPAGLGPGALGPLAITSSAVTGRMAIPGAGGMPGNSVLLVTNLNPDLITPHGLFILFGVYGDVHRVKIMFNKKENALVQMADANQAQLAMNHLSGQRLYGKVLRATLSKHQAVQLPREGQEDQGLTKDFSNSPLHRFKKPGSKNFQNIFPPSATLHLSNIPPSVTVDDLKNLFTEAGCSVKAFKFFQKDRKMALIQLGSVEEAIQALIELHNHDLGENHHLRVSFSKSTI from the exons ATGTTGAAAGGAAAAAGCCAG GCTTTCTTAGAAATGGCTTCTGAGGAAGCTGCTGTTACTATGGTGAATTATTACACTCCTGTTACTCCTCACCTTCGAAGCCAGCCTGTTTTTATTCAGTATTCCAATCACAGAGAACTTAAGACTGACAATCTGCCTAATCAAGCT AGAGCCCAAGCTGCACTGCAGGCTGTCAGTGCGGTCCAGTCAGGAAGTCTGGCCCTTCCTGGAGCGCCTACCAGTGAAGGCACAATCCTCCCTGGGCAGAGCCCTGTGCTCCGAATAATTATTGAAAACCTCTTTTATCCTGTTACCCTGGAAGTTCTTCATCAG atattttctaaatttggCACAGTCTTAAAGATTATCACCTTTACAAAGAATAATCAGTTTCAAGCCTTGCTTCAGTATGCTGACCCGTTGAATGCACATTATGCCAAAATG GCTCTGGATGGCCAGAATATCTATAATGCATGCTGCACTCTGCGTATTGACTTCTCCAAGCTCACCAGCCTTAATGTGAAATATAATAAtgacaaaagcagagacttcactcgCTTAGACCTTCCCACTGGTGATGGCCAGCCATCCCTTGAACCCCCTATGGCTGCTGCTTTTG GTGCACCAGGAATCATTTCCTCACCATACCCAGGGGCTGCTGGATTTGCCCCCGCTATTGGATTTCCTCAAGCTACAG GTCTGTCGGTCCCAGCTGGACTAGGTCCCGGAGCGCTCGGTCCCCTTGCAATCACCTCCTCCGCTGTCACTGGAAGGATGGCCATTCCTGGGGCTGGTGGTATGCCAGGAAATTCCGTTCTGCTTGTCACCAATCTTAATCCTGAT CTTATCACACCACATGGACTTTTTATACTATTTG gAGTATATGGTGATGTACATCGAGTGAAGATAATgtttaataagaaagaaaatgcactggttcaGATGGCAGATGCAAATCAAGCTCAACTAG CAATGAACCATCTGAGCGGTCAAAGACTTTATGGGAAAGTGCTTCGTGCTACACTGTCCAAGCATCAAGCAGTTCAGCTTCCTCGAGAGGGACAAGAAGACCAAGGTCTGACTAAGGATTTTAGCAATAGTCCTTTGCATCGCTTTAAAAAACCTGGCTCTAAAAACTTCCAGAATATTTTTCCCCCATCAGCTACTCTGCATCTTTCCAACATCCC CCCCTCTGTTACAGTAGATGACCTGAAGAATCTTTTCACAGAAGCTGGATGTTCAGTGAAGGCTTTTAAATTCTTCCA GAAAGATCGCAAAATGGCACTCATTCAGTTGGGATCTGTGGAAGAAGCAATCCAGGCCCTCATTGAGCTTCATAACCATGACCTTGGAGAAAATCATCACCTCAGAGTTTCCTTCTCAAAATCTACAATCTGA
- the PTBP3 gene encoding polypyrimidine tract-binding protein 3 isoform X4: MASEEAAVTMVNYYTPVTPHLRSQPVFIQYSNHRELKTDNLPNQARAQAALQAVSAVQSGSLALPGAPTSEGTILPGQSPVLRIIIENLFYPVTLEVLHQIFSKFGTVLKIITFTKNNQFQALLQYADPLNAHYAKMALDGQNIYNACCTLRIDFSKLTSLNVKYNNDKSRDFTRLDLPTGDGQPSLEPPMAAAFGAPGIISSPYPGAAGFAPAIGFPQATGLSVPAGLGPGALGPLAITSSAVTGRMAIPGAGGMPGNSVLLVTNLNPDLITPHGLFILFGVYGDVHRVKIMFNKKENALVQMADANQAQLAMNHLSGQRLYGKVLRATLSKHQAVQLPREGQEDQGLTKDFSNSPLHRFKKPGSKNFQNIFPPSATLHLSNIPPSVTVDDLKNLFTEAGCSVKAFKFFQKDRKMALIQLGSVEEAIQALIELHNHDLGENHHLRVSFSKSTI; encoded by the exons ATGGCTTCTGAGGAAGCTGCTGTTACTATGGTGAATTATTACACTCCTGTTACTCCTCACCTTCGAAGCCAGCCTGTTTTTATTCAGTATTCCAATCACAGAGAACTTAAGACTGACAATCTGCCTAATCAAGCT AGAGCCCAAGCTGCACTGCAGGCTGTCAGTGCGGTCCAGTCAGGAAGTCTGGCCCTTCCTGGAGCGCCTACCAGTGAAGGCACAATCCTCCCTGGGCAGAGCCCTGTGCTCCGAATAATTATTGAAAACCTCTTTTATCCTGTTACCCTGGAAGTTCTTCATCAG atattttctaaatttggCACAGTCTTAAAGATTATCACCTTTACAAAGAATAATCAGTTTCAAGCCTTGCTTCAGTATGCTGACCCGTTGAATGCACATTATGCCAAAATG GCTCTGGATGGCCAGAATATCTATAATGCATGCTGCACTCTGCGTATTGACTTCTCCAAGCTCACCAGCCTTAATGTGAAATATAATAAtgacaaaagcagagacttcactcgCTTAGACCTTCCCACTGGTGATGGCCAGCCATCCCTTGAACCCCCTATGGCTGCTGCTTTTG GTGCACCAGGAATCATTTCCTCACCATACCCAGGGGCTGCTGGATTTGCCCCCGCTATTGGATTTCCTCAAGCTACAG GTCTGTCGGTCCCAGCTGGACTAGGTCCCGGAGCGCTCGGTCCCCTTGCAATCACCTCCTCCGCTGTCACTGGAAGGATGGCCATTCCTGGGGCTGGTGGTATGCCAGGAAATTCCGTTCTGCTTGTCACCAATCTTAATCCTGAT CTTATCACACCACATGGACTTTTTATACTATTTG gAGTATATGGTGATGTACATCGAGTGAAGATAATgtttaataagaaagaaaatgcactggttcaGATGGCAGATGCAAATCAAGCTCAACTAG CAATGAACCATCTGAGCGGTCAAAGACTTTATGGGAAAGTGCTTCGTGCTACACTGTCCAAGCATCAAGCAGTTCAGCTTCCTCGAGAGGGACAAGAAGACCAAGGTCTGACTAAGGATTTTAGCAATAGTCCTTTGCATCGCTTTAAAAAACCTGGCTCTAAAAACTTCCAGAATATTTTTCCCCCATCAGCTACTCTGCATCTTTCCAACATCCC CCCCTCTGTTACAGTAGATGACCTGAAGAATCTTTTCACAGAAGCTGGATGTTCAGTGAAGGCTTTTAAATTCTTCCA GAAAGATCGCAAAATGGCACTCATTCAGTTGGGATCTGTGGAAGAAGCAATCCAGGCCCTCATTGAGCTTCATAACCATGACCTTGGAGAAAATCATCACCTCAGAGTTTCCTTCTCAAAATCTACAATCTGA